In the genome of Flavobacteriaceae bacterium YJPT1-3, the window TTTATAAGTATTTTAGCTTATGTTTTGTTTTATAAGTAAATACACTTATATTTGACTATTATAAGCTTAAATACTTATGAAATACCTTGTAATTTCCGGAGATCTCGTTGCTTCTTCATCGCTCACAGCCACTGAGAAATCAGAGGTAGAGCAGCAATTAAAGCATTTATTACAGACCCTGAACACTCATTTTAAGGTTTATGGACGTATCATCAAGGGCGACTATCTCGAATGCGTGGTTCCAGAGATCGACCAGGGGATGCGCGTTGCCTTATTCATTAAGTCTTTTGTCAAATCCATTCCGCTATCGACCACTAAGGAAGACGCTCGGATCAAAACGTTTAGAACCCATGGGATCCGCCTGGCTATGGGCTTCGGCACTCTGGAACGTTACCAGCCCGAGGCCGGGATTATTGACGGAGATGCCATTTACCGCAGTGGTCGCGCCATACAGGAAGAATCTACTCACGACAAGGAGCGCATCATCATAAAAAACACCCTCTTTTTTGACTCTGCTAAAGAAGATCTTAATCGTACCATCAATACGTTATTACTGCTGCTGGACACCCTACTGGCGAAAAGTACCAAAAGACAAAGTGAAGTGGTCTGTCATAAACTGCTGGGTAAAAGTGAAGAAGAGATCGCACAATTGCTGGGCATTAGCCAGTCCAGCATCAATCAACACTCTACCGCTGTAGGCTGGAACGCTATTGATCGCGCGGTTTCGTATTTTTCCTATCGATTTAAAAATCTGCCCTGATGGACTTTACCAAACTTCTAATCCTGCAACTCATCGCCCATCTATTAGCCGACTATACCTTTCAATCGGCCAAAGCGGCTAGGTCTAAGAACAAAAAAGGGATCAACAGCAAATACTTTAAGTGGCACATTCTGATCGTGTTTATCTGTAGTTTTTTGCTGGCCTTTGATTGGCGTTTTCTGCCTGCGGCTTTTGGGATCACTCTCATTCACGCGATTATTGATGCGGCAAAACCCAAAGTATTGAATCGGGGAAGGCTTAAGAAATACGCCTTCTTTATTGATCAGGTCTTACATCTGTTGGTTATTCTGGCAGTCGTGAACTTATATCTGGAATATCAAGTCTGGAATCCCCTACTTGTTGGCGCCTGGCCCCTGGCCTATCTAGTACTACCCGGCCTATTCTTGTTATGTTCCAAACCGTCCAACATCATCATTAAGGAAATTTTCTATACCGCTTCCGTTTCTTTTGTGGATCAGCGTACCGATCTTCCTAACGCAGGTCGTCTGATCGGAATCATCGAACGTTGGCTTGTGCTCTTGTTTGTCATCATCGGGCAGTTTAGCGCCGTTGGCTTTCTGATCGCAGCCAAATCCATATTGCGCTTTAAGGATGGTGACCTTTTAAAAACGGAATACGTGCTCATTGGCACTATGCTGAGCTTCGGAATCGCGATTGGGTGTGGAGTCCTTTTTACTTTTTGGCCCGAGATCTATTAATCGTCTTTCAGCGCATCGTAGCCCCAATTCTTTAAGGCCTTATACCAGGCGCTCCCTTCAAGGTCTCCACTGGGCTTTTGGGTGGGGTGTATTTTTTGACGGTAGACATTGACCGTTTCTTTGATACGATCCCAATTGGCCTCGGTCAGGTCTTCTTTATCTTTACGAAGAATATCCACCAAAGACCGGCCGGCACTATGGCCTACGGTTTCCCCGTTATCCATTTCTTTGCCGGCATTCTTCGAGGCCTCGGTAGCTAGCCATTCCTCAAGTTCGGAAGGACCCATATTCCGGGTGTCTTCAAATTCATTCCAAATTTCTTCTTTATCAAAATCCATAGTGTATTTTATTAACAGTCCATTTCTTTACAAGGATCGTGACCCCAGTTCTTTAAACTATAGCGCCAGTCGCTTTCGCGAATGTCATCGTCCGGTTGCTGAGCTTTGTGACGCTTGATGTACCCGATGACCTTGTTCATATGCTCATAATTGGTATCGGTCAACTCGTCTTTCTTCTTGTTTTTTATCTTGACGATCTTACGGCCACTCTTGTGGCCTTTAGACTCTCCATCTCCACTGTCCTGACCCACGGACTTAGACTTTTCGGTATCCAACCAATCCTCCAGTTCGCTTGGGGTCATGTTGACTAAATCATAGAACGTACCGTAAATCTCCTCTTTATCTTTTGACATAACTTACTTATTTGAATCCTCAAGTTCTGTAATTCAAATCTTAAAGGCTGTTATGAAACGGATAAAAGCCTGTTAAAAAAGATCCTCTATAGTCCTCAGAACTCCACAAATTACTCTTAGGCCATTGCTTTGACGGTTCGCCCTATTTTGATTAATTTCCAACCTCTATAAATATCTTATCCATGACGGCATTATTACGAAACACCTTACTGACCACCTTTAGTCTTTTTCTGGGAGCCTTACTTTCCGCCCAACAAGTAGAAGTACCTGTCGACACGACTATCGTGACTACCCATACCGCTACGATCAAAGGCAAAAAGATCCCTTATACAGCAACAGTAGGCTTTCAACCCGTGTATGACCAAATGCGTAAGCCCATCGCTTCGCTTTTGTACACTTATTACAAACGAAGCGATGTAAACAATGACGAGAACAGGCCCTTACTGATCTCATTCAATGGGGGTCCCGGATCGGCTTCGGTATGGATGCACATCGCCTATACCGGTCCGCGTATTCTAAAGATCAGCGACGAAGGATTTCCTATCCAGCCCTATGGAATCAAAGACAATCCGTATTCCATCCTGGATGTTGCCGACATTGTGTTTGTCAATCCGGTCAATACGGGCTACAGTAGAATGATCGCAGACGAAGATGGGAATCTACCCGATAAAGAAAAGTTCTTTGGGGTCAATGCAGACGTGACCTATCTGGCCGATTGGGTGAACACCTTCGTGACCCGCATGAACCGCTGGAGATCGCCCAAATATTTGATTGGCGAAAGCTACGGGACAACGCGGGTATCCGGCCTGGCTTTAGAACTACAGGAAAATCAATGGATGTACCTCAATGGCGTTATCCTGGTCTCTCCTACCGAAATCGGATTTGAATTTGCCGGTCCTGT includes:
- a CDS encoding SatD family protein, which produces MKYLVISGDLVASSSLTATEKSEVEQQLKHLLQTLNTHFKVYGRIIKGDYLECVVPEIDQGMRVALFIKSFVKSIPLSTTKEDARIKTFRTHGIRLAMGFGTLERYQPEAGIIDGDAIYRSGRAIQEESTHDKERIIIKNTLFFDSAKEDLNRTINTLLLLLDTLLAKSTKRQSEVVCHKLLGKSEEEIAQLLGISQSSINQHSTAVGWNAIDRAVSYFSYRFKNLP
- a CDS encoding DUF3307 domain-containing protein; translated protein: MDFTKLLILQLIAHLLADYTFQSAKAARSKNKKGINSKYFKWHILIVFICSFLLAFDWRFLPAAFGITLIHAIIDAAKPKVLNRGRLKKYAFFIDQVLHLLVILAVVNLYLEYQVWNPLLVGAWPLAYLVLPGLFLLCSKPSNIIIKEIFYTASVSFVDQRTDLPNAGRLIGIIERWLVLLFVIIGQFSAVGFLIAAKSILRFKDGDLLKTEYVLIGTMLSFGIAIGCGVLFTFWPEIY
- a CDS encoding DUF3140 domain-containing protein, producing the protein MDFDKEEIWNEFEDTRNMGPSELEEWLATEASKNAGKEMDNGETVGHSAGRSLVDILRKDKEDLTEANWDRIKETVNVYRQKIHPTQKPSGDLEGSAWYKALKNWGYDALKDD
- a CDS encoding DUF3140 domain-containing protein, which produces MSKDKEEIYGTFYDLVNMTPSELEDWLDTEKSKSVGQDSGDGESKGHKSGRKIVKIKNKKKDELTDTNYEHMNKVIGYIKRHKAQQPDDDIRESDWRYSLKNWGHDPCKEMDC